In the genome of Bacteroidota bacterium, the window TTGTTGTGAAAGCAGACTTCTCGTCCGCCGCTTCCACTGTTGCCATTCCTGTGTGTTCCGGTTGCTTTGAGGATTGGTGAGTGAACAACTGCACCAGCATAGCAAAGAATGACGTTCCTGCATCGGCAGGTTCACTGTAAACGCCTTCTACCCGATCCTCGCTGCATTTCTCCGACAACGATGCTGCCGGCAGATGAGAATCCTGTGACGTACCGGAAAACAATCCTTGCAGTAATCCAATCATGAGTTTTTCTTCCCTTTCAGTATTCGTGCAGCTTGTTCCGGTTCCAATGTCGCGAGGATTTTTGCACTTTGGCGGCTTTTCATTCTCGCGATTACCTTTCTAATAGCGTCTTCATCCATTTTCATCAGAATTCTGGCAGCCACTTCGGGATCCATCGATTCAAAAATCTGCACCATCTTCCTCAGTTCTGCCTCTTCAAGCGTGTCCACCGACGCCGGTACTATTGTCGGTGCATTGCCCTTGAGGCCCGACATGTTCCCCTTCGTTTTCTCCGGCAGTTGTTTTGTCTCTGCATTTGTTGCAACAGGGGTCGCTTGTACGCGAGCTGTGTCGGGTTGTCGGGTGGTTGAAGAGGAACTATCATCCATCAAATCCGGTAAATTGCCGGAAGTGCCGGCTGAATCCGATACTACAGCATGGTGCTGCAGAGTCGAATCGGGCGGAAACGTGCCGGGAACAAGGGAAAAGAACTTCGGTTCCACTATTGCCGTCAGAACCATGAGTGTCGTGACCGATGCAAGGGATGAAAGAAATATGATTATATGTTGTTTTGTGCTGGACATGATTGTACGCTACCTGGACCTTCGGTTTGCCACTTCATCAGTATTTTCCTGCTCTTTGCGATCAAGAGTTTTTGCCGCTTCGACAGATTTCTTTTCTTCGAGCTTCTCGACGATCTGTCGGGCGCGTGCACGTTCTGTCAGTTCCTCGCGCTTTGAGTTTGCTTTCACAAGTATGTCGTTCACTTTGGACGACTGTTGATGAATTTGTCCGTTCAGCTTGACAATAAATGCCCTCTGCATTTGCAGATCGGTTGCCCGCGTCCTGCCCTGGTGCAGAGACCCGTCGACGGCATCTTCTCTTGTTTCATGCAAGCGAAGAAGCTCCTCACGTTCTTTCAGATGGGCATGTTCAATCAGCACCAATTGCTGCTGGGCTATCTTCTCCTGCTGCTTTTTTACACGCACAACTGTCTTGAACCGCGATACTGGTTTTGCCATTCTTGCTCCGGATTATACCGTCATCATTTCACGTAGCAAACTGATACTGGTGTCGAGATCCTCATGCTCATCCGATTGCTGTCGGAGAAATACGCGGATCATCTCGCGCATTTTGAGAGATTCATCAATTTTCGGATTGCTCCCCTTCACGTATGCTCCGATATTAATAAGGTCTTCAGCCTCACGATAGGTTGCCATCAGATCGAGCATACGGGCTGCCGCCCGTTGATGCTCGCCGGTGGTAATTGCGGGCATAACACGACTGACGCTTTCCAACGCATCCACCGCAGGATAATGTCCAGCCGAAGCAAGCCGTCGTGACAGAACGATATGCCCGTCGAGGATTGAGCGTACGGTATCTGCAACAGGCTCATTCATATCGTCCCCCTCAACCAACACAGTGTACAATCCCGTGATGCTTCCTTTCTTTGCATTCCCTGCCCGTTCAAGAAGCTTCGGCAGCATCGCAAATACGGAAGGGGTGTATCCCTTCGTTGTGGGCGGTTCGCCGATCGCAAGGCCGACCTCACGTTGCGCCATTGCCAGCCGCGTAAGGGAATCCATCATGAGAACAACATTCAATCCCTGATCACGAAAGTATTCTGCAATTGTTGTTGCCATGAACGCCGCCTTGATTCGTATGAGCGCTGCCTGGTCGCTCGTCGCTACAACGACAACAGAACGGCGGAGCCCCACTTCCCCAAGTTCTTTGTCCAGAAATTCTCCCACCTCACGCCCCCGTTCGCCAACAAGACAAATGACATTGACATCCGAACTTGCATAACGGGCAATCATGCCTAACGTCACGCTCTTGCCTACACCGCTCCCCGCAAAAATTCCCACTCGCTGTCCAATACCGCATGTTTTCAACGTATCGATTGACCGAATGCCTGTTGCAATAGCCTTTGTGATACGTTTTCGCTCGAGCGGATTCGGCGGAGTTGCATGTATCGAACGGCGCTCGACGGCATCAATCGGCCCTTTGCCGTCAATAGGTCTGCCCATGCCATCAATGACACGGCCGAGCAACTTATTGCTCACCGGAACTGACAGTGGATGGCCTGTTGCAACAATCTCGCTTCCGGGGCTTACGCGGCCGGCATCTCCCAACACCATTGACAACACGCGATTGCCCCGAAACCCGACAACTTCCGCCATACAAAGATCCTCGCCGTTGCGTGCTTTCACATTGCATACTTCGCCGAGAAAACAGTTGGGGCCGGTGGACTCGATGACAAGGCCGATTACTTGGGACACGCGTCCATTGACCTTCACTACATCGGCATGATGCAGCCGTGTAAAATACGGGTCAAACCGGCCGGATTCGATATGTTGAGTCGCTGACACCATTACTCCCTCGGTTGCTCGCCGAGCAGGGCCACACCAATACGTTCCATTTGGGTTGCAATGAGTGCATCAACGTTTCCCGATTCGCTTTCGAGGATGCAGCCGCCCCGCTCAATTGTCTCATCACCTTCCACTGCAACATCGCGTACGGCATCGCTCGAAGCGAGAATCTGCGTGCGGTGATTCCTCACGAATTCTTCATCAGCGGGGTTCACCCGAATCTTGATTCTCTCAACACCGATGATCCGTTTTGTTGCTTCGTGGATTTGCCGCACAACCATTTCATTGTCCAGCATTACTTCGCGTTTCACGATTCTTTCGGCGATACCGAGCGCAAGCGCAACAACACACCGTTCAGCCTCACGTTGCAGCCGCTCGTACTCACGGACGATGTTCCCGGCAAGTTGCTCCACTACAGCGCGGTTCTGAGACAACCGCGCAGCCAGTTCATCGTGCAGGGATTTTTCCGTGAATCGTCTTCCTTCTTCAAATCCTGCTTTGTATTCATTATTCAATCGTTGCTCGATATCGAACGGATCTGTTTGTGCAACCTGAACGGGAACCTGTTCCGTTTCCGGGCCTGTTTCGGATTGTGGTGCCAGAACTGATTCATCAGGAAACGGAGCAAACGGCAGTATCGCCCGGCGGCGACCCTTCCGATTCAGCAGGCGCACACGGCCCGCCGGGGTGTGCATCTTTATGGTTCTAGACAACGAGTTCCTCCGCTCCGCCTCTTCCGGCGACGATGATCTCACCTGTTTCTTCGAGCTTCTTCACCACGGCAATGATGCGTGCCTGAGCTGCCTCAACCTCTTTGAGACGAACGGGGCCCATATATTGCAACTCTTCTCGCAATAGTTCCTGCGCCCGCTCGGACATGTTCGTCAGAATTTTTGACTTCAGTTGGTCATCAACAACTTTGAGCGCCAACGCGAGATCTTTCTTATCAACTTCACGCAGAACACGCTGAATGCCCCTGTCGTCAACATAGATAATGTCTTCAAACAAGAACATCAGGCTTTTGATTTCGGAAGCAAGTTGCGGCTCACGTATCTCGAGGTGTTCCATAATCTCCTTCGCCTTCTCCGTTCCAACACGATTCAGAACGGAGGCTACGGATTTCGGACCTCCCAGCGCACTCATACTCGACGTCATGTCGGTCTGTGCAACAGCTTCCAGTGCTTGCTCCATCTCCGCGATAAGCGACGGTGCTACCTTGCCCAAGGTCGCCATTCTGAAAATCACATCATTTCTCAAATCAGGCGGAATCTGACTCAATACTTCGGCAGTCTGCTCAAGCCGGAGATTCGAAAGTATCAATGCAATTGTCTGCGGATGTTCCTTTTGCAAGAAGTTGGCCACTTGATAGGCGTCTGCCTTCTTGAGATTGTTGAATCCTCGCAATGTCGTCGCCGCTTTCACACGGTCAAGCGTGAAGGCAGCGCGTTCGTTCCCCAATGACTTTTCCAAGAGTGAGCGCGCCTGGTCGGCGCCGCCGTCAACAAGATATTCTTGCGCTTTTATGAGTGATTGAAATTCCTCCATCACTTTGTCTGTTTCGACTGACGGAACGCTCTTCAAACGGGTGATTTCCACCGTCAGGTCCTCGATTTCGGCCTGCGTCAGCGTTCGCATGAGCGTTGTCGCCGTACCAAGATCCAGCGACAACAGCAATAGTGCCGCCTTCTGCTTGTTACCCTGCGTCTTTGCGCCAAGTGCCGGTGTTGAACTGTCTTTTCTCATGTTCTGAATTGTTGTTTGATCCGCACAAACCCGCTTTCTCAGTTGTCCACCAACCACACTTTGAGCAGCCTTCCGGCCTCTTTGGGTCGGTTGGCTATATACTCGGCTATCCGCTGCTGTCGTTCTTCACGAATCTGTGCTTCATCCGAGAGAAGGGTGTTGCCTGCAGCAGCAAGTTGCCTGCGTTGGTTTTTTCCTCCAAGAGCGCCTCGTTGCGGTGAGGCCGCCCCCAACCTTCCTGCATCGCCTGAAAGGACGTCAACGCGGGTACCAAGTATTTCTCCCAATTCGGGATCACTACCGCCGCGAAACTTGCTCAATAACACCCACATCATTCCCACTGCGCCGAGCATGGCAAGAAGCGTAAGCAGCTTGCCATACGAATCATCCTGCAATATTTCGGTCCAGTTGTTTGCCGGTGCATCTTTGTACAAGAATCCTTCACTTTCAACATTACCCCCGAAAGGCAAATTGACAAGCGCAACTTCATCGTTTCGCTTCTCATCAAACCCGACTGCACGCTTCACAATTTCACTGAGCTGGTTCATTTCTTCCGGCTTACGGGATTGAAACTCCGTGACCGTCCGGCCTTCTTTTTCCACCTGACGGGGAACATCATTCACAATCCCCGCAATGGTGAGCCGCTTGATTCCTCCGACATTCTCGATGATATGTTCGATTGACTTGTTCACTTCGTAGTTCGTCACGGAGTTGTTCCGGGTAGAGGGCGAGGATGAATCGTTCACAACAGACTTCTCCTCTGTGACTTGCTCGCTTCGAACAACTGTTTTGTCCGGATCGTACTGCTCGAGAGTTCGTTCCACTTGCCGGTAGTCAAGCTCCGCGGAAACCTGAACCCGGGCATTTCCGGGTCCGACAACGCCTTCGAGCAACGTCTGCGCTTTTTGGGAGAGATAGTTCTCAACACGTTGTTGCAGTTCATATTGTGTGGATGTTCTCGCGGCAAGCGAATTTCCCTTTTCCACATCGGAAAGCATGGTGCCGCGTGAATCCACAATCGTGACGTTCGAGGGATCAAGCCCTTCGATGCTGCTGGACACCAGATGAACGATGCCTTGGATATTTTCACGGCGTAACGGCTTCCCTGACTTCAACTTCAATACAATTGATGCCGTGGTCGGCTTTTCATCATCTTTGAAAAGAGCCTTTTCCGGTACAACAATGTGAACGCGGGCTCCTTCCACTTCTTCAATCTGA includes:
- the fliJ gene encoding flagellar export protein FliJ is translated as MAKPVSRFKTVVRVKKQQEKIAQQQLVLIEHAHLKEREELLRLHETREDAVDGSLHQGRTRATDLQMQRAFIVKLNGQIHQQSSKVNDILVKANSKREELTERARARQIVEKLEEKKSVEAAKTLDRKEQENTDEVANRRSR
- the fliF gene encoding flagellar M-ring protein FliF, with protein sequence MAEFPQQVRSQLIDLTRRLSIAQKFALGAVTFGVIVGLIILVTFVNRPTYGTLFSNLAPQDASKIVEKLQEKKVEYKLEDNGKTIVIPKDNIYDVRLALAGEGLPQSSIVGYEIFDRTNLGVSDFVQKVNYRRALEGEIARTILQIEEVEGARVHIVVPEKALFKDDEKPTTASIVLKLKSGKPLRRENIQGIVHLVSSSIEGLDPSNVTIVDSRGTMLSDVEKGNSLAARTSTQYELQQRVENYLSQKAQTLLEGVVGPGNARVQVSAELDYRQVERTLEQYDPDKTVVRSEQVTEEKSVVNDSSSPSTRNNSVTNYEVNKSIEHIIENVGGIKRLTIAGIVNDVPRQVEKEGRTVTEFQSRKPEEMNQLSEIVKRAVGFDEKRNDEVALVNLPFGGNVESEGFLYKDAPANNWTEILQDDSYGKLLTLLAMLGAVGMMWVLLSKFRGGSDPELGEILGTRVDVLSGDAGRLGAASPQRGALGGKNQRRQLAAAGNTLLSDEAQIREERQQRIAEYIANRPKEAGRLLKVWLVDN
- the fliG gene encoding flagellar motor switch protein FliG, whose translation is MRKDSSTPALGAKTQGNKQKAALLLLSLDLGTATTLMRTLTQAEIEDLTVEITRLKSVPSVETDKVMEEFQSLIKAQEYLVDGGADQARSLLEKSLGNERAAFTLDRVKAATTLRGFNNLKKADAYQVANFLQKEHPQTIALILSNLRLEQTAEVLSQIPPDLRNDVIFRMATLGKVAPSLIAEMEQALEAVAQTDMTSSMSALGGPKSVASVLNRVGTEKAKEIMEHLEIREPQLASEIKSLMFLFEDIIYVDDRGIQRVLREVDKKDLALALKVVDDQLKSKILTNMSERAQELLREELQYMGPVRLKEVEAAQARIIAVVKKLEETGEIIVAGRGGAEELVV
- the fliI gene encoding flagellar protein export ATPase FliI; this encodes MVSATQHIESGRFDPYFTRLHHADVVKVNGRVSQVIGLVIESTGPNCFLGEVCNVKARNGEDLCMAEVVGFRGNRVLSMVLGDAGRVSPGSEIVATGHPLSVPVSNKLLGRVIDGMGRPIDGKGPIDAVERRSIHATPPNPLERKRITKAIATGIRSIDTLKTCGIGQRVGIFAGSGVGKSVTLGMIARYASSDVNVICLVGERGREVGEFLDKELGEVGLRRSVVVVATSDQAALIRIKAAFMATTIAEYFRDQGLNVVLMMDSLTRLAMAQREVGLAIGEPPTTKGYTPSVFAMLPKLLERAGNAKKGSITGLYTVLVEGDDMNEPVADTVRSILDGHIVLSRRLASAGHYPAVDALESVSRVMPAITTGEHQRAAARMLDLMATYREAEDLINIGAYVKGSNPKIDESLKMREMIRVFLRQQSDEHEDLDTSISLLREMMTV